From Poecile atricapillus isolate bPoeAtr1 chromosome Z, bPoeAtr1.hap1, whole genome shotgun sequence, one genomic window encodes:
- the LOC131573415 gene encoding muscarinic acetylcholine receptor M2 isoform X2, with translation MNNSTYINSSTENVMALESPYKTVEVVFIVLVAGSLSLVTIIGNILVMVSIKVNRHLQTVNNYFLFSLACADLIIGIFSMNLYTLYTVIGYWPLGPVVCDLWLALDYVVSNASVMNLLIISFDRYFCVTKPLTYPVKRTTKMAGMMIAAAWVLSFILWAPAILFWQFIVGGRTVPDGDCYIQFFSNPAVTFGTAIAAFYLPVIIMTVLYWQISRASKSRIKKGKKEAAQNQETVSPSLVQGKIVKPNNNNIPTSGDGLEHSKIQNGKTSEETVTNNSVQGEKESSNDSTSISVVASNLKEDEATKDTRQASASQAHVKAENSKLTCIRIVTKSQKGDCCAPTNTTVEIVGTNGEEKQNSVARKIVKMTKQPAKKKPPPSREKKVTRTILAILLAFIITWTPYNVMVLINSFCTSCIPNTVWTIGYWLCYINSTINPACYALCNATFKKTFKHLLMCHYKNIGATRKGHL, from the exons ATGAATAACTCAACGTACATAAACTCTTCCACTGAAAATGTGATGGCCTTGGAGAGCCCCTACAAAACTGTTGAGGTGGTGTTCATCGTCCTGGTGGCAGGGTCTCTCAGCCTGGTCACCATAATTGGGAACATCCTGGTCATGGTGTCAATCAAAGTCAACAGGCACCTCCAGACTGTCAACAATTATTTCCTCTTCAGCCTGGCCTGCGCTGACTTGATCATCGGCATCTTTTCCATGAACCTGTACACCCTCTACACTGTGATAGGCTACTGGCCCTTGGGGCCTGTGGTGTGTGACCTCTGGCTGGCTCTTGACTACGTGGTCAGCAACGCCTCTGTAATGAACCTGCTCATTATCAGCTTTGACAGGTACTTTTGTGTCACCAAGCCTCTGACGTATCCCGTAAAGCGGACCACCAAGATGGCCGGCATGATGATCGCGGCCGCCTGGGTGCTGTCCTTCATCCTCTGGGCCCCTGCAATTCTCTTCTGGCAATTCATTGTGGGAGGAAGGACTGTCCCAGATGGGGATTGCTACATCCAGTTTTTTTCCAACCCTGCTGTCACTTTTGGCACTGCCATTGCAGCCTTCTATTTGCCTGTTATCATCATGACTGTCCTTTACTGGCAAATCTCTCGGGCCAGTAAGAGTCGgataaagaaaggaaagaaggaagccGCCCAAAACCAAGAAACAGTTTCCCCCAGCCTTGTCCAAGGTAAAATAGTGAAACCAAACAATAACAATATCCCGACCAGCGGAGATGGGTTGGAGCACAGCAAAATTCAGAATGGGAAAACCAGTGAAGAGACTGTGACCAATAACTCTGTTCaaggggagaaggagagctCCAACGACTCCACCTCCATCAGTGTGGTCGCTTCCAACTTGAAAGAGGATGAAGCTACCAAAGATACCAGACAGGCTTCTGCCTCCCAAGCCCATGTCAAAGCAGAGAACTCCAAGCTGACATGCATCAGGATAGTCACCAAGTCCCAAAAGGGGGACTGCTGTGCCCCTACCAACACTACTGTGGAGATCGTAGGCACAAATGGGGAGGAGAAGCAGAACAGCGTAGCCCGGAAAATTGTCAAGATGACAAAGCAGCCAGCCAAAAAGAAACCACCCCCTTCTAGAGAGAAAAAAGTGACAAGGACGATTTTGGCCATCCTCCTGGCCTTCATCATCACCTGGACCCCATACAATGTGATGGTGCTCATCAACAGCTTCTGCACATCCTGCATCCCTAACACCGTATGGACCATAGGTTACTGGCTCTGTTACATCAACAGCACCATCAACCCCGCCTGCTACGCGCTCTGCAATGCCACTTTCAAGAAGACCTTTAAGCACCTTCTTATGTGTCATTACAAGAATATAGGAGCTACAag AAAAGGTCACCTTTAA
- the LOC131573415 gene encoding muscarinic acetylcholine receptor M2 isoform X1, whose translation MNNSTYINSSTENVMALESPYKTVEVVFIVLVAGSLSLVTIIGNILVMVSIKVNRHLQTVNNYFLFSLACADLIIGIFSMNLYTLYTVIGYWPLGPVVCDLWLALDYVVSNASVMNLLIISFDRYFCVTKPLTYPVKRTTKMAGMMIAAAWVLSFILWAPAILFWQFIVGGRTVPDGDCYIQFFSNPAVTFGTAIAAFYLPVIIMTVLYWQISRASKSRIKKGKKEAAQNQETVSPSLVQGKIVKPNNNNIPTSGDGLEHSKIQNGKTSEETVTNNSVQGEKESSNDSTSISVVASNLKEDEATKDTRQASASQAHVKAENSKLTCIRIVTKSQKGDCCAPTNTTVEIVGTNGEEKQNSVARKIVKMTKQPAKKKPPPSREKKVTRTILAILLAFIITWTPYNVMVLINSFCTSCIPNTVWTIGYWLCYINSTINPACYALCNATFKKTFKHLLMCHYKNIGATRFHFPSE comes from the exons ATGAATAACTCAACGTACATAAACTCTTCCACTGAAAATGTGATGGCCTTGGAGAGCCCCTACAAAACTGTTGAGGTGGTGTTCATCGTCCTGGTGGCAGGGTCTCTCAGCCTGGTCACCATAATTGGGAACATCCTGGTCATGGTGTCAATCAAAGTCAACAGGCACCTCCAGACTGTCAACAATTATTTCCTCTTCAGCCTGGCCTGCGCTGACTTGATCATCGGCATCTTTTCCATGAACCTGTACACCCTCTACACTGTGATAGGCTACTGGCCCTTGGGGCCTGTGGTGTGTGACCTCTGGCTGGCTCTTGACTACGTGGTCAGCAACGCCTCTGTAATGAACCTGCTCATTATCAGCTTTGACAGGTACTTTTGTGTCACCAAGCCTCTGACGTATCCCGTAAAGCGGACCACCAAGATGGCCGGCATGATGATCGCGGCCGCCTGGGTGCTGTCCTTCATCCTCTGGGCCCCTGCAATTCTCTTCTGGCAATTCATTGTGGGAGGAAGGACTGTCCCAGATGGGGATTGCTACATCCAGTTTTTTTCCAACCCTGCTGTCACTTTTGGCACTGCCATTGCAGCCTTCTATTTGCCTGTTATCATCATGACTGTCCTTTACTGGCAAATCTCTCGGGCCAGTAAGAGTCGgataaagaaaggaaagaaggaagccGCCCAAAACCAAGAAACAGTTTCCCCCAGCCTTGTCCAAGGTAAAATAGTGAAACCAAACAATAACAATATCCCGACCAGCGGAGATGGGTTGGAGCACAGCAAAATTCAGAATGGGAAAACCAGTGAAGAGACTGTGACCAATAACTCTGTTCaaggggagaaggagagctCCAACGACTCCACCTCCATCAGTGTGGTCGCTTCCAACTTGAAAGAGGATGAAGCTACCAAAGATACCAGACAGGCTTCTGCCTCCCAAGCCCATGTCAAAGCAGAGAACTCCAAGCTGACATGCATCAGGATAGTCACCAAGTCCCAAAAGGGGGACTGCTGTGCCCCTACCAACACTACTGTGGAGATCGTAGGCACAAATGGGGAGGAGAAGCAGAACAGCGTAGCCCGGAAAATTGTCAAGATGACAAAGCAGCCAGCCAAAAAGAAACCACCCCCTTCTAGAGAGAAAAAAGTGACAAGGACGATTTTGGCCATCCTCCTGGCCTTCATCATCACCTGGACCCCATACAATGTGATGGTGCTCATCAACAGCTTCTGCACATCCTGCATCCCTAACACCGTATGGACCATAGGTTACTGGCTCTGTTACATCAACAGCACCATCAACCCCGCCTGCTACGCGCTCTGCAATGCCACTTTCAAGAAGACCTTTAAGCACCTTCTTATGTGTCATTACAAGAATATAGGAGCTACAag GTTTCACTTCCCTTCTGAGTGA
- the LOC131573415 gene encoding muscarinic acetylcholine receptor M2 isoform X3: MNNSTYINSSTENVMALESPYKTVEVVFIVLVAGSLSLVTIIGNILVMVSIKVNRHLQTVNNYFLFSLACADLIIGIFSMNLYTLYTVIGYWPLGPVVCDLWLALDYVVSNASVMNLLIISFDRYFCVTKPLTYPVKRTTKMAGMMIAAAWVLSFILWAPAILFWQFIVGGRTVPDGDCYIQFFSNPAVTFGTAIAAFYLPVIIMTVLYWQISRASKSRIKKGKKEAAQNQETVSPSLVQGKIVKPNNNNIPTSGDGLEHSKIQNGKTSEETVTNNSVQGEKESSNDSTSISVVASNLKEDEATKDTRQASASQAHVKAENSKLTCIRIVTKSQKGDCCAPTNTTVEIVGTNGEEKQNSVARKIVKMTKQPAKKKPPPSREKKVTRTILAILLAFIITWTPYNVMVLINSFCTSCIPNTVWTIGYWLCYINSTINPACYALCNATFKKTFKHLLMCHYKNIGATR, from the coding sequence ATGAATAACTCAACGTACATAAACTCTTCCACTGAAAATGTGATGGCCTTGGAGAGCCCCTACAAAACTGTTGAGGTGGTGTTCATCGTCCTGGTGGCAGGGTCTCTCAGCCTGGTCACCATAATTGGGAACATCCTGGTCATGGTGTCAATCAAAGTCAACAGGCACCTCCAGACTGTCAACAATTATTTCCTCTTCAGCCTGGCCTGCGCTGACTTGATCATCGGCATCTTTTCCATGAACCTGTACACCCTCTACACTGTGATAGGCTACTGGCCCTTGGGGCCTGTGGTGTGTGACCTCTGGCTGGCTCTTGACTACGTGGTCAGCAACGCCTCTGTAATGAACCTGCTCATTATCAGCTTTGACAGGTACTTTTGTGTCACCAAGCCTCTGACGTATCCCGTAAAGCGGACCACCAAGATGGCCGGCATGATGATCGCGGCCGCCTGGGTGCTGTCCTTCATCCTCTGGGCCCCTGCAATTCTCTTCTGGCAATTCATTGTGGGAGGAAGGACTGTCCCAGATGGGGATTGCTACATCCAGTTTTTTTCCAACCCTGCTGTCACTTTTGGCACTGCCATTGCAGCCTTCTATTTGCCTGTTATCATCATGACTGTCCTTTACTGGCAAATCTCTCGGGCCAGTAAGAGTCGgataaagaaaggaaagaaggaagccGCCCAAAACCAAGAAACAGTTTCCCCCAGCCTTGTCCAAGGTAAAATAGTGAAACCAAACAATAACAATATCCCGACCAGCGGAGATGGGTTGGAGCACAGCAAAATTCAGAATGGGAAAACCAGTGAAGAGACTGTGACCAATAACTCTGTTCaaggggagaaggagagctCCAACGACTCCACCTCCATCAGTGTGGTCGCTTCCAACTTGAAAGAGGATGAAGCTACCAAAGATACCAGACAGGCTTCTGCCTCCCAAGCCCATGTCAAAGCAGAGAACTCCAAGCTGACATGCATCAGGATAGTCACCAAGTCCCAAAAGGGGGACTGCTGTGCCCCTACCAACACTACTGTGGAGATCGTAGGCACAAATGGGGAGGAGAAGCAGAACAGCGTAGCCCGGAAAATTGTCAAGATGACAAAGCAGCCAGCCAAAAAGAAACCACCCCCTTCTAGAGAGAAAAAAGTGACAAGGACGATTTTGGCCATCCTCCTGGCCTTCATCATCACCTGGACCCCATACAATGTGATGGTGCTCATCAACAGCTTCTGCACATCCTGCATCCCTAACACCGTATGGACCATAGGTTACTGGCTCTGTTACATCAACAGCACCATCAACCCCGCCTGCTACGCGCTCTGCAATGCCACTTTCAAGAAGACCTTTAAGCACCTTCTTATGTGTCATTACAAGAATATAGGAGCTACAaggtaa